ATCGTTCGTACGCTTAATGCAAATATGCCACTTCCACGACCCATCGCAAAAGCGTTTAATTACACCTGGAGAATCATCTCCTTATAATATTCGGATCTGCAGAATATGGCGTCCAGTGCTTATAAAAATAAGACGGGGCTgccatttttgttttccttttgtctgAAATTTTTTAATAAACTGTCTGAGAATGTGGGAGAGGCGGCGGACAGACCGGGGCGCTGCGGAGGATCATTTCTCTCGGGAGATGCTCTCATGTAAAGCTGAGGGGTCTCCGATTTAtacatcagctgctgtttcttgTGGTGTTTGAACGGAGGAATACTTCAGCACAGcaggtacaaaaaaaaaagggggggggggttaaccCTAACTTTAGTTTCAGAGATGAACTTGTGTTTCTACAGGTGATCTAATCTGTTTTCTCCTTTCTTACACTGATGCTGACATATTGCgatttaaaaatagttttgtgTCTGCAAAAGACGTGCTGCCTGCACATCATTGTGGTAACACTTGACCCTGACTTTCTAATATATCCTTTATAAAGGTTTAAACATTTAGGCTATAGGCTAGTATAAAGTAATAATCCCTCTGAATGGTTTTCTTTTTGGTAATAATGCAGTTATACATGTTAACCCATAAATAAATGATCATGGAGTTGGCACATTATAAAAGGATTTCAAGTCTCCaggaataaatgttaataagTCTTTAATAAAGGGGGTTTAATCCACTATGTCTGCTGTTGTATGCTAATGAGTGTATGAAGTTTGGCCCAAGTAAGTAGTCAGTAAGATATTTTATTTCAGAACCTCAAAACCCAAAGGTTGTTCTAGATGGCTTAATTGAGCTAAAAAgcatttgtaaattatttattaaccattaataaaGCCATTAGTTACAATTTACAACCCTTTATAAAGGGTGATGTATTAGAACTTACtactatttattttacaacttttgtaaaaataaaaaaggaccaacattttaataaatgcatTGAATAAAAGAGCCATTTAGTCTGAACTCTTAAGCGAAAGTTGTTGCTTTTAAGACTGTTTTGAATACATCACCTTGGGCCCCGGAAATTATAATGGCCTTAATCTGCACATTaaccaacaatgaaaatatCCCTTATTTGCATCCCCGATGAGCAGGAtgtaagattttctttttttttattattattaaaagataTTGAGCTCCTCTCTAATGCTTCAGAAATACTGTTCAAGTATTTTCCTACCTGCTGGAAATACTTCAGAACCTGTTACTTGAAGGCATTGATATTCAAGCCCTGTAGAAACTCAGCTACACAAGTCCACAAACAATGCAGTCTAAACCTGACTCTACAGGTTGCAAAAATGAACgtgacacacatacagtattctCTGTGCAGCGTGTCATTTCAAAAATGTGACACAAAGATGTGTGGCAGCAGTCAAACCAGTGAGCCAGCTCCCCCGAGGCAGAAAGCCTCCAGGAAGTGAAACTGATCCCCACTGGCATCATTAGAGAAATATTTTGTGGGGTTTACTGTACGCTCGTACCCCTGGACGTATCgtttttgtttctcttagcTCGCGGATGTGGACTGTGTTATGCCTCTGCTAAGCCAAACAGACTTAGGAATGGTGAAGTATGCCAAAGCACgcaatgcaaaatgtttttaaaaaggactTCATATGAGGTTAAGaagagaatctgtggaaagaaatTCCTTTCAGATCATAACAGCAAGCAGCTCTCCCTgttgtagaaaaaaaatgagAAGGTTTCTGTCTATCTGGCTAAACACTGTGTGGAAAAGAAGCTTCATCAAGCATTGTGCTTATTGTAGCCTATGAAAATCCAATATTCTCATTTAAAAGAGAATATTCCATGCTCTTATTGtgtaaaaaaaggaaagaaataacTGCTGTGTCACTTACAAATCAACTTGGTTTCTATGCAGCATCCTCATTTTAGTTATTCCATGCTCATTATAATTAGCTGGATTACTGACCTGGCTAGGTCATTCAGGTCTTGCTGTAATCTGAGGTGAGACTGTGCAACGTTTCTCCTGTTTTCCACCAGACTCTGAACCAGTCGGGGCCCCATGTGTTGAGCAGGAGACGGTGACTCAGTGGATCTGAGttttaacatttctgttttctctgataACCACTTCGGAGAGTTCCCTAACTAGTTGTTGTAATTGTGTGAGAGGTTATCTTTCAGGCAGCATGCCCATCATGAACTCTTGCGGTTAAAAATCCTAAGAAAAAGCTGCCGGACTCTGTATCACTCACTTAAACGTCCTcctttgggaaaaaaaaaacagaacgtACTGCTATTTTCACTCACCACAGCAACTCAAAAACATCATCTCTGTTGGCAATGGAAAGGCACAAGCTATCCTCTCCTACTTTTGAGGAAGGAGGCAAACTTAAACAGAATGTCCCAGTCTCTGTTATCACAAGACTGGGACAAGTTATCTGAAATTATCACATCAAACAGTCAGCTGCTGCTTGGGTGGAGGGCTACTGACACAAGTttttaactgctgttttgttCAGTAACAAAAGATCTTCACATACATTTACAGGAGGTGGTGCATAGGAATATTTTAcaacagtggttcccaacctgggatAAACTAAATCAACCTGAGGGGTCGCAAGATGAAAAACAGGAGAGaagtctgaaaataaaaaatattatcagTTGCACAAAATTATAGTTATTATTTCAAATTGCCCCCTAATCTTTGCCCTTTTTGCATGTCTGAAAACACTCTGAACATAaaaaatttaagttaaaaaaagaaaatcactcaCCTATTCAACCACTGATGAGGGGTCCCAAGTCAAAagggttgggaaccactgtctTACAAgttaaactataaatatatactCGATACATGTACTCACCAGTATTTCACTGATGGACAGATGGAGAACCTGTCTTCGTCTTGTTTATGAcccttgtgtttttatttcaggaTGGCTGAACCTCGCTTTAACAATCCCTATTTTTGGCCTCCACCTCCTGCTATGCCTGGCCAGGTGAGTGACTCCGGTATTCACACAAATTTATGCACACGTCAACCTTAGGCAGCAATGTCGTTgtattgtacattttctgtgttaaacgtttatcattatttttattaaataatgcactattaataaataaataaataaaataaatagttgggAAATATACTTATTCACTTCCTTTCctagttagatgagaagattgataaaTAAAGTGGTTTATAATAAATGGattggtaaatatgaagctacagccagcatcaaaggtaacaaaatctgccgaccagcacctctaaagctcacaaatgaatgtgtgatatcgatggaagattttattggactttaatatttgtaacccacagaatacaatccacaaatgtgtactgtgatgcgcaaatatttcactatctacaaatatgtatttttacattcgTGATGTGAAAAATCATATCcaaaaaaatacagagtgacttctacacTCATGAGCCTTacagaaaatacagtatttcatgCAAAAGTACTTTTGAGGACCGTAACCTTATACATAGGGTTTACAATAGCTCCTACAAACAGTAGGTACAACAGTACTTTCAAATGTagtctatttatttaaatataaatgtaaaacaaatacagtgataaaATATTCAATAATAAACTATATACACCTGTACAGAAAAGTTTAGACGGAGTAGAGTccagtggtccagcagaagcagaagttgttgtctcctacagatgaccctaggtactgcaatggatattcttacaactcatgGGAGACAATGTcgctaccgccacctgctggtttagctaataaactgctctcacgCTTACAGATATCTGTTTGCAGATCTCTGTGATACATATcagtcacaaatgtaacgtgacctgcaaattgacagaaagcaatctgcaaatgcgCAAAAATGgctttgtgtgtagaagtcactctgtatttttgtggatatgattttacacatcacaaatgtaaaaataggcctacatatatagtagtagttgtagatagtgaaatatttgcgcatcatagtacacatttgtggattgtattctgtgggttacaaatattaaagtccaataaaatcttccacaGTTTCCTAGTGTTTCCAGTCGTtgtactaagctaagctaactggttgCTGGCTCTAGCTACATAGTTAGTGTACAGGCATGAAAGCGGTGTCAACTTTCTCATCTAAATTTTAGCAGAACACGAAATATCAAATTATTCTTTTAATGAAGTGGTTTCCAGTCTTGGGTTCAGGATCCCCCAAGGGGTCCCAAGATGAATCTGTGGGGTCACCAGGGGCGAGTTAAATATCAAAACAACGTTTTGATTGAaagacatgtttccttgcaacgttatGCAATGTTCCGCAACTTCAGgcggcttcgaggtatgttttctcccgtttggtgggcgtgttaCAGGTGTTACCCATACATCTGCGttaagtttgtaaacacaacagtgttaaaatggaaggaaaatgcagtgcgcttgtGCACATAACAGGGTGTTCGAGGCACCGccgtttccgttgaaaaaaaacattttgctacattttgtcaGCGCTGAACTCGCCCTAGATTATTAAAGGGACACATCAATAAACAATCTGTTAAAGAACTTTCTCCTTCTCAAATACTGGATACTATATTCTGGCCACATGACCACACTAACATCATAACCTGTGATGAGGGGTCACATGTAGATATTGCTTTattttaaggggtcacaagccaaaaggtTTGTGAACCACAGGTTTAATAATACACAATACAGCTGTGGATCTTAgacacatttacagaggcagttTTTGGGTGCAATGCCACGTATGAGCCATTAGAGGGAACCAGGTCCTCATTAAATTGACACTGACTGAACTGATGGCTGTTCTCTTGTCACAAATGTTGTTTCCTGGCTGTCAGCTGGATAACCTAGTcttgatcaataaaatcaaggAGCAGCTGATGGCAGAGAAGATCAGACCTCCGCATCTGCCCACTGCCTCAGCCCCTTCCCAACAGACCTTACTGGCTCCCCCCAGCCAGGTGGATGGCGGCCAGCACGGGATGTCCAAAGGCCAGCAGATGCACATCCACAACCCCTCTCAGCCTGATATTGCGCTGCACGCTCGCCCCGCTTCCAGCTCAGTCACAGGTACTCTGACTCCTCACCTGCCTCCCCAATCCTCACCTTTTCACTGATATCATCCTGCATGATCGGAGTTGGTTCAGCTTCCTCTCAGAACCATTTTggtactttattttatttttttgtttcattaactCTAATGTTCTGTTAGTGGTTGTGGAGACTCTGGGCCTCTCTTTTTGCATCTCAAAAAACatgcttcacattgttttatatCACCTCAAGACTCCTAATGATTCCATTGCTTATAGACATGATCTTTACCACATGGCATGTTTCAGATCTCACATTACTTTCACATTAGTTCTATTTTGGTTTTCTAAATCATGGTTAAATACAATGAGTGTTTGGGGCACTCTGGTGGTTGAGGGGCTAAAGTGCTGACCATAAGCTGTAATGTCTCCAGTAGACAACTGGCTGAAGACCTTAGTTGTATGTCATAtccaaactctctctctctctcatttcctgtAATCTCTCTACTATCAGCTATCTGAAGGCAATATGTACAGTActcaaataatgaaaaaaattgaTTTTCATTTGCTCCATATCTTTcattgatgttcaagctcaaggtcaaggtcaaagttaatttgtatagcacatttacAAACAGTCACTACTGCCCCAAAGTACTGTACAGATACAGAGAACAGCATAagataaaaagcataataaataGCCGAATAAAACCCTTCTAAAACAGAACatgccaaaaacaataaaaacagacaacagataaaAAACTATACTTaaagcaataacaacaataaaatgtcacagctCAGCATGTGTTAAAAGCCAGTgcaaaaagatgtgtttttaaaagtgatttaaagctCTCAATAGAGGTAGCTGCTCTAATGTTGAAaggaagagagttccagagctTAGGACCTGCTACTGAAAAACCTCTGTCCCCTCTGGTTTTCAGTCTGGACCTTGGACAGTCTAAAAGCAGCTGGCCAGTGGACCTAAGTGCTCTGACTGGAGTGTGCAAAATCAGCATATCAGATAAATATGATGGTGCCAGCCCAttaagagatttaaaaacaaacaataagatcTTAAAATGGATTCCAAAAACGACAGGCAGCCAGTGGAGAGACGACAGGCGTGATGTGGTCACTGCGCCTTTTCCCTGTCAGCAGGCGTGCAGCCGCATTCTGAACTAATTGTAATCGGCAAACTGAAGACTGATCAAGGCCATAGTACAATGAGTTACAACAGTCCAGGCGATTTGTGATCAGGGCATGCACAACTTTTTCCAGTTGACTATGGGGCAGGTAAGGCTTGACCTTCCCAAGAAGTCTGTTTATCAAGTTTAAAAGATCTGTCAATAAAAACACCAAGACTTTTTACAAATGGGCAGCAGTTTGAGGATATTGGGCCAAGAGCACTGTTAAAACCAGAGACATCGGGCTCCCCAAAAATTACAACttcagtttttttgtcatttaagttaaaaaattCAGTGACATCCAGTCTTTACTTCATGTAGACATTTTCTCAGTGCTTCAACTGAGTTTGGTTTGGTATTCAAAGGTAGGTAAATTTGGACATCATCTGCGAAGCAGTGAAaggaaatgttgtatttttggAAGATTGATCCCAGGGGCAGCATATACAGCAAGAACAAGACTGGGCCTAAAATTGAGCCTTTAGGCACCCCGCTGTCAATTGGGGCTTTGTTTGAGTAAAAAGGCCCGAGGTTTACAGAAAAAGACCTGTCTGTCAGATAAGACTGAAACCACTTCAGAGCTGTTCCTTTAATGCCTGCACAGCACTCAAGTCTGGACAATAAAATCTTATGGTCAACCGTATCGAACACTGCAGTCAAATCTAAAAGCACTAGCACAGCAGAGCTACCAGAATCAGAGATTAAAAGAtcattaaaaacttttaaaagagCAGTTTCTGTACTGTGACAAGATTTaaaaccagactggaatttttcAAAGATGTTGTTGGAATTAAGGTGCAATTGAAGTTGGGCATATACCACTTTTTCTAGAACTTTAGATCTAGCTTAGTAGCTTAGAAACTGGCCTGTAGTTGGATAAAGCAGAGGGGTCCAAATTGTGCTTTTTCAGGAGGGGCTGTACAATGGCCTTTTTCAAAGCAGCCGGAACACACCCAGTTGAAAGAGAcatgtttatcaaatttaaaatacaaGGCCCAACAGAGtcaaaaaacatctttaaaaagcTTGGCTGGAAGGCTGTCTAATGAGCAAGTCAGAGAAAGGTATTGGCATAAAATCTTCAAAAACAGCTGAACATAAAGGTTTAATACTACGAACACTGCAGTCAAATCTAAAAGCACTAGCACAGCAGAGCTACCAGAATCAGAGATTAAAAGAtcattaaaaacttttaaaagagCAGTTTCTGTACTGTGACAAGATTTaaaaccagactggaatttttcAAAGATGTTGTTGGAATTAAGGTGCAATTGAAGTTGGGCATATACCACTTTTTCTAGAACTTTAGATCTAGCTTAGTAGCTTAGAAACTGGCCTGTAGTTGGATAAAGCAGAGGGGTCCAAATTGTGCTTTTTCAGGAGGGGCTGTACAATGGCCTTTTTCAAAGCAGCCGGAACACACCCAGTTGAAAGAGAcatgtttatcaaatttaaaatacaaGGCCCAACAGAGtcaaaaaacatctttaaaaagcTTGGCTGGAAGGCTGTCTAATGAGCAAGTCAGAGAAAGGTATTGGCATAAAATCTTCAAAAACAGCTGAACATAAAGGTTTAATACTGGGATCTGGCGCAACACAAAGGGTTAAGGCCCAGACACTGGACACCTTATCAGTGAAGAATTTACAAAATCTGTCACACAGAAGGGCACTAGGAATAATGCCAGCTGACAGTAATAAAAACTCTACCACACCCAATAAGTGCACACatacgtatgtgtgtgtggtcaagGTGCATGTGAGGATCCATGGGAAACTCCCTTTCCTGCAGACTCACAGACGTGGGGGTTTTCTTCTGGTAATACTTTTTGTTTGGAAAAAATATTAACCAATAAGAAGATTTCGTGGATAGGAGATATATTTCCTTATATGTTGTAATAACAACGCTTTGTTCTCCCTTGTTGAAACATTGTTTTGGGAATTTGAGAGAACAGCGTTGACACACTTATAAACAAACTACAGTTAACATGCATTATCACGCACAGCTCTATAAACAccagaacacacatacacacacataccaagAATGTTAcacaatgaaaatatattttgctgaGTGACTTTAtatcaactgtaaaatgttggTATTAAGACACTCAAGTTGGTCAGGATCATGAAAGATGTatgtattttgtaaatgtgattttacattttaccaGGTCGTATTCTGGGGGATGTAAATTTGAATCTGGACGATAAGGCAGCTATAAAAGCCAGAGGATTATGGGAAGACTGGCATCTGCGGCAACTTATAGACCATCCCTCCAGGACAAACCACGTATCAGGTAAAACACAGTTTCTACAGACAGCTCCCAGTGTAGTACTTCCTGTTGTTGTaggtttgcagtgtgtgttttttttttaattcctctTAGGCACTGGAAATAATGCTTGGTAATGTGGACTTCTCTGTGctatatgtatgtttgtgtaggAGGTAGACAGATTGCAATAGActttcattaaaatatttcaaatcaGTCCACACAGAACATTGAAGGCAAGATTGGACGCAGTATTTTAAGGggtcttttaaaaaatgtaactcCTCGATGATAACTTATTGCAATCATGTCCTTGTCTTTACTTTTTTCACCCATCAGGTGTGGCGCTGGCATCCAGAACAGGTAACCTCAACACCTCAGAGATCATCACCCCCACTACACCCACCTCAAGCAGCCACAGCCGGCTGGGTGGAGCCCCCACACCTCACCTCATCTCAGGGTTAGCCTGTGGCCACGGGATGGAGCCTGGCAAAAACAATGGGGGCCTCGTGGGACTTCTCGGCCCTCCCCCAAGGGAAGAACGAGGGCGTAAGAAGATCAAAGCAGAGAATGGGTCTTCTCTTTTGGTGGTACCTTATCCAATCCTAGCCTCAGGCAACGACCAGTCCTGTGTCACCATCACTGCCAAGGAGGGAAAAACCTACAGGTAAGAAAGGACTACTTTTAATGCACTTCTCTCACTTGGTAGTTTCACATTTCttctttaataataaatgtgctaACCAGTATAATTTATAGATGGATGCATAGATAACCAAGGTACAGTGCTTCTGACTCGTGGCtcacaattgttttttttttgttgttgtagatAGACCTACAGCAGGTTTCAAATCTCTCTCTGTACAGCCTCTGGAACACAGTGATTTAGAAGAACAATGGTTACAAAGCtgaataaaatagaatataaCTTAATGTCCACCAGATTGGAAAATAAGCCAAAAATAATTTGACAAAGACTTGCACATTGGTAACATTCCTGAAAATATGCCAGTTATTTTTCATCAGTAGTCCCTGGGCAGGCAATagttaaaaacacacatgttaagtgaaaaagcaataaaaatacaatcaaCAATAAAAGCAGTAAAATATGCAGATACAAACAGAGCCTGCACTACATAAAGAATAAAGACACGACAAACAGCTgttatgaaacaaaaaacagtattAGGCCTGGTGAAGTGTGGGTATTATGTTCATAGCCTGCAGTAGCAGCTCTTAGACTAAgtataataatgacaataagacaacaaacaacacaaaaacacctCACTGTCCTAATGTTCACAAGTTTGATTCCTTATAAACCAGTCTCTTAATGTTGTGGAGAAGGAACGGTAAACTGGTCTTCTAGACAATCTCCACTAGTTGTGCTTTGTTGGTTTGGCTGGTTTTTAATGTGATGTAAGTACGGAGTGGTGGAGGAGCCTACTGTAAGTAGGGTAACAGAGCACGATTATAGTATAAAACACAGTAGAATagtgaaaaatattaaataataatacttaaataacataaaatattaaagccTCCCAGTGGCCAGAGTCTCAAATGGAGTAAATAAAGGATGGGAACTGTTTGTCTTGATGTTCATGATGTTATCTCTTCATCTGGGATCAAGTCACAACAAGATATTTACTAAACACAGTGGTGGGGGAAGAAGCTTATTTGATTGGATACAAGTAGGaatgcaagaaatgatgtaaaaatacttcataagaagtaaatgttttattcaaaatgttacttacagCGTCTATAAtcaaaatggatcaaatgacaAGGTCAAATTTGAAATGAGTCGCCTGTCGTGACAAGAGAGAATTAGCACCTGACTCTACAGTTCTTtcttctttcagctcattgttttggttttccagccCACATCTCTTCTGTTTTGGTACATCCCCGCATTCTTGTTTCCAGTCACAGCAACCAGCTGTCTTCTGCGAAAAAGCCCTAAAACACTGTACTTTACCTGCTCAACATCAAACAGAAGACAGACACTGTTAGCAACTTGCTGGTGAGcatagtgaagcatttagcagctaaaga
Above is a genomic segment from Micropterus dolomieu isolate WLL.071019.BEF.003 ecotype Adirondacks linkage group LG18, ASM2129224v1, whole genome shotgun sequence containing:
- the znf362a gene encoding zinc finger protein 362a isoform X4, whose product is MPQHGFTVLDMGLKRLGKHLMRELVECKQAVVHTSSSFHRHLMFRATTTHTDRQQRMAEPRFNNPYFWPPPPAMPGQLDNLVLINKIKEQLMAEKIRPPHLPTASAPSQQTLLAPPSQVDGGQHGMSKGQQMHIHNPSQPDIALHARPASSSVTGRILGDVNLNLDDKAAIKARGLWEDWHLRQLIDHPSRTNHVSGVALASRTGNLNTSEIITPTTPTSSSHSRLGGAPTPHLISGLACGHGMEPGKNNGGLVGLLGPPPREERGRKKIKAENGSSLLVVPYPILASGNDQSCVTITAKEGKTYRCKVCPLTFFSKSDMQIHSKTHTEAKAHKCPHCTKSFANASYLAQHLRIHLGVKPYRCSYCEKCFRQLSHLQQHTRIHTGDRPYKCAHPGCEKAFTQLSNLQSHQRQHNKDKPFKCSNCYRAYSDSASLQIHLSAHAIKNAKAYCCSMCGRAYTSETYLMKHMSKHTMVEHVLSHHSPQHRTESPTIPIRISLI
- the znf362a gene encoding zinc finger protein 362a isoform X2, whose product is MAEPRFNNPYFWPPPPAMPGQEQLMAEKIRPPHLPTASAPSQQTLLAPPSQVDGGQHGMSKGQQMHIHNPSQPDIALHARPASSSVTGRILGDVNLNLDDKAAIKARGLWEDWHLRQLIDHPSRTNHVSGVALASRTGNLNTSEIITPTTPTSSSHSRLGGAPTPHLISGLACGHGMEPGKNNGGLVGLLGPPPREERGRKKIKAENGSSLLVVPYPILASGNDQSCVTITAKEGKTYRCKVCPLTFFSKSDMQIHSKTHTEAKAHKCPHCTKSFANASYLAQHLRIHLGVKPYRCSYCEKCFRQLSHLQQHTRIHTGDRPYKCAHPGCEKAFTQLSNLQSHQRQHNKDKPFKCSNCYRAYSDSASLQIHLSAHAIKNAKAYCCSMCGRAYTSETYLMKHMSKHTMVEHVLSHHSPQHRTESPTIPIRISLI
- the znf362a gene encoding zinc finger protein 362a isoform X1, which produces MAEPRFNNPYFWPPPPAMPGQLDNLVLINKIKEQLMAEKIRPPHLPTASAPSQQTLLAPPSQVDGGQHGMSKGQQMHIHNPSQPDIALHARPASSSVTGRILGDVNLNLDDKAAIKARGLWEDWHLRQLIDHPSRTNHVSGVALASRTGNLNTSEIITPTTPTSSSHSRLGGAPTPHLISGLACGHGMEPGKNNGGLVGLLGPPPREERGRKKIKAENGSSLLVVPYPILASGNDQSCVTITAKEGKTYRCKVCPLTFFSKSDMQIHSKTHTEAKAHKCPHCTKSFANASYLAQHLRIHLGVKPYRCSYCEKCFRQLSHLQQHTRIHTGDRPYKCAHPGCEKAFTQLSNLQSHQRQHNKDKPFKCSNCYRAYSDSASLQIHLSAHAIKNAKAYCCSMCGRAYTSETYLMKHMSKHTMVEHVLSHHSPQHRTESPTIPIRISLI
- the znf362a gene encoding zinc finger protein 362a isoform X3, with amino-acid sequence MAEPRFNNPYFWPPPPAMPGQLMAEKIRPPHLPTASAPSQQTLLAPPSQVDGGQHGMSKGQQMHIHNPSQPDIALHARPASSSVTGRILGDVNLNLDDKAAIKARGLWEDWHLRQLIDHPSRTNHVSGVALASRTGNLNTSEIITPTTPTSSSHSRLGGAPTPHLISGLACGHGMEPGKNNGGLVGLLGPPPREERGRKKIKAENGSSLLVVPYPILASGNDQSCVTITAKEGKTYRCKVCPLTFFSKSDMQIHSKTHTEAKAHKCPHCTKSFANASYLAQHLRIHLGVKPYRCSYCEKCFRQLSHLQQHTRIHTGDRPYKCAHPGCEKAFTQLSNLQSHQRQHNKDKPFKCSNCYRAYSDSASLQIHLSAHAIKNAKAYCCSMCGRAYTSETYLMKHMSKHTMVEHVLSHHSPQHRTESPTIPIRISLI